The nucleotide window AAAATGTTTGTTAGGCACTCTGGATTAATTTTAAACTTATCCACTAACATATGAAACAATCATGCGGGTGTGCAATTATTGAAATTTGGCAACTGATGAAGCACTAAATAAATTGTAAGAAAAAACAAAAATCTGATGATGAGAAATAAGAAAAATACCATTCCTAACTAGCCTAAGGAGAAACCACAGTCAACATTAAAAGTGCACAATTACATAATAGTTGAAATGAAATTACACTCATGATAACCTATTCTTTGTCTTTAAGAACACCCCAATCATTTGAGCCATTGCTTCAtttgaaaagaaaaaaacaaaTTACTATGATAATTAGAGATCTACTGGAGTGTCAGATCTTCTTCTCTATAATTTATTTCAATATAGCAACTTTCAATGGAACTCCAGAAACTGATAGGCATAGCCTACTAGAGATGGGACTTAGCAAACCCTAATCAATAACGTGTTAATTAGGCTCCTCATATTATGGGCTTTAGTTAAACACAATTACCTACATTTTACTACTCAACTAAACCCGTTATTAATATATGCCAATACCAAATTCAATAAGATCACTTTAGGGTTTAATAAATATTGGAATATCTATTAATctgattatttaaaataaaaaatcaATTAATTAATGTAAGCCCATATTATAGAAAATTTTCAACACTTATTGGTTTTGAATACTTAGAACCTGCATCATGTAGATATAGCCTGTTAAGCTAGTGGGTAAGTCTCGCGCGACTATAGACTAACAAGATACTTATTATAATGTCCGGATGCGAGTGAGCCGTGATTAGAGCATACGCCAGGGTGAGGCTGCCTCATAATTGTGTTGGCCATAGTCTTTCAAATCATATAAACATATGATTTATAAAAGTGGGCCTCTGGACAAGAACTAAAAGCGATTGTAATTGGGTTAGAAAGTTAAGTCTCCTTGACGAAAGCCTTCTTGCACTGCGAGTGTTGAACCCGTCGACGGCGAAAAAGTCGAAAAACATTGTCAGACGACGACTCGTTCGGGCGTTTCTCCCACATTCGTTCAACGTTTCTGTCAAGTTCGTAAAGCTGCCGGTTAATCACGGGAGGAAGACTTCGTAAAAAAATACTTCAATCACCATATTTCCATtatattgtgtgtgtatatatatgtagacGAAATCTAAAGAGATCTAACATTGTCCAACACAGGTCATCATGTCGATTCCGACTCTCCACATCATTCTCCTCGCAAGTCTCGCAAGCCTCCTCGTCTCAACTGGCCGTGCCGATCAATCTCGGGAAGAGGTTGCTCTGTTCATCTTCGGCGACTCCATTAACGACGCTGGGACCAACAACTACATAAACACCACTGCAGACTTTAGAGCAAACTTTCCTCCTTATGGCAAGACCTTCCACAACCCCACTGGCAGATTCTCCGACGGTCGTCTCATTGCTGATTTTATCGGtaacttctttctttctttctttctttctttccttttatttatttattttttctgggTAAGTCGTGTGCAAATTCTATTTATTGTTCTATTTTTttctttatctttttttttttttggtgaaatTCTTTATCTTTTGTTATGCAGCTGAATTTGCAAAGCTGCCGCTGATTCCACCGTATCTCCAAATGAAAGATGGTGAATTCATGGCAGGGACGAATTTCGCGTCTGGTGGAGCAGGTGCGCTGGTCGACACTTACAAAGGATTTGTATGTTCTTTTTCCCTCTTCTTTTTGGCTCGAAGCTTTATCTAACGTGGATATTTCCACTTTACGAGACAGCAAGAAACATGGGAAATGAATAAGTTCGTGTTTTTAATTTATCAGGTGGTGAATTTCAAGATGCAGCTGAAGCAGCTTAAACAACTAAGGAAGGAGGGGAAAGACCAGGCGAACAGAATAATTAAGGAGGGCGTTTACTTGATCAGCATCGGAAGCAACGATTACTTGATGCCTCTCGTCTATAATCCTGCCCTGTTTCAGTCCATTTCCACGGAAGATTACGTGGGGATGGTGATTGGAAACATCACCACCGTGCTCAAGGTACTGaccaaactttatgtctatttatAATCATTCTTTGTTGACTGTCATGATCTTTCAAAGTGGATGAAAACTGAataaattcatattttttttaggGAATGTACAAAGTAGGAGGGAGGAAATTTGCAATGATGGGAATAGGGCCTCTTGGGTGTGTGCCAGGTATGAGACTATTAACCAGAAATGGTTCTTGCTCAGGTGCAGCCAACAAGCTCGCAATGCTTCACAACACTGCTCTTACTTCAATTCTCGCCAAACTGGAGACTCGACTACACGGATTCAAGTACTCCTACTTCGACTTCTACGCTTCAGGCAGTGAGAAAATCCGACACCCGTCAAAGTATGGTAAGTTATTCATGCTCTGGTGCCACCTAATTTTGCTTTAGTTTAAGCATCGGCCCTTCTATACCGCTCGTGGATttgtactcttttttttttttttaatgtctgCTCATGTACTGAATAGAACTCCTTATTTTCGATGCGCAAAATCGGTCTAGGTTTTAAGGAAGCGGAAAATGCGTGCTGCGGTTCAGGTCCTTATAAGGCAAGTCCGACGTGTGGAGGCAAGAGAGGGGTGAAGGAATATTCATTATGCCGTCATCCTGAGAAGTTCCTCTTCTTTGATACCTACCATCCAAGTGAAAGGGCAAACAAGCAATCTGCTCAGTTGATGTGGAATGGGAGTTTGAGTGTAATCAGACCTCGCAACCTAGAAGTATTGTTCAAATACGAgcatgtttaaatttttttttctcaaAGTCGTAAGTGAATAACCACTACTAACTCAACTGTCATATCATGATTGACGGGGAATAGTTTTGGAATGATGTATGATTGCACTCCTATTAAAGAACAAGGATGTTTAAACCATCTCAAGCACTGTTCAGGTGGAGAAACTTGAATTACTTGAAAGTTTTGGGAAAAGCTGGAATGACACGATTGATTATTGCTTTCTTCTATGCTTCTAACAAAATTTCAATGGCCCACAACTCAGTGAGTGTTCTTAAGACGAGGTTAATCATCAAGTAACGCAAAtcgagaaaaaaaaatgaaaactcaTATAAAGAAGAGGGAAGAAAGTTAATTTCATCATGCAGCCTATTAAATTATGAGCCAGATTTATAATCCACCCATTCCTCCGCAACGGACTGAGGCTACGGGTACAaatgttattaatatattaatagatgGGACGTATTGTTATTGGGTATTGAATGCGTGACCCACTCGATATATCCATCTTGTTGACTCGCAGGGTTCTCAGCCCCCTTCAAATTAGTACCTCAAGTGTGTCATCCAGTATTATCGATCTTTCTCTTTTGTCGTTGCTTCATTGGCTGTATCAAACACAGCATATTGCCGACgagcttgcaaaacttcacaacataGCTCTCATTTCAATTCTCACTGTAAAATATGGGTTTTGACCcagtcaaaaagaaaaaaaaaaaaaagggtagaaGCTTCAGCACAGAGAGAGGAATCGAGAGTTTTCGGGAGAGGGaaaagaggagagagagagaggaagaaaagacagaaagaaaaaaaaaagaaaaaagaaaaaggagGAGATAAAAGGGAAAGAGAGAATGAAAGAAGGGGAGAGAGGGACGGCAGAGAGCTCGAACACAGAGAGAAGAAGAAagagagaaagaagaagaagaagaagaagaagaggagaaAAGAAAAAAGAGAGGCTTCACCCGTTCTCGTTATGGAAGCCTCGCCAAGTTAACTACATAATGCAACACTCGGCAAGCACTCGTTATCCCCCCTTCGTTCAATCGGAGTAATTTTGGACTTAGGGCTTGAAATTCGGAATTTTGGGAAAATCGAGCGGCGAAATATGATTTTTGAGTCGTTGAGCAGCGTATTTTTGTAGAAATGATAGCTTGTGATGTTGTGAAGCTGTGGGATTTTATGAATCATGATTTGAGCTCACGGTTTGCCCAAAACAAAATTTTGAAGTTTATCGCGCGTGATGAACAGTGCGCGACCAGGACTTTGGGGCTATATTTGGTTGCTTTTTGGCTTGATTTTGGGTAGGCTAAATTGGGGTTCTTGTAGTATGTTGGATGAGCTTTCCATTGATTATAAGTACACTTAAACGGAGTTTGGTGGAGAAAATTATGGCATGATGAAGTTTCGCGCTTGCATTTCGTGCTAAGGACGGCTTTGAGTAATTGTTTTAGTTGAGTGATTTATTAGTGCGTAGATTTCGTTTTATCGATGAATAAACATAATTTAGTTGAGTCATTAGTTGGAGAGTGGCATATTACTTGGTTTTAATATTATTTTCAATTTATTAATAGGAATACGAGTGTATTGGCTCAAGTAACCACATAGGTTGATTTTCGACTTTCCCAGGTGAGTAGTGCTATTTCTTTTAAGAATTTATAAGCTCATGTCTTCAAAATGATAAAAATTTGATATTTTATGAGTTATAAATAAGCATGTTTATTGCATAAAAGTTAGATCGGGCATTTACTAAGTTTTTATATTTGAAAATAGTGTAAGAACTtctttatgaacatatattctgtTTAGTAAACGAAGTTGAGAAATATTACATATTTTGGGTTTGTGAAACCATTTCACGAAAAGCTCGACTTTGAGATGATTTATGGAAGGCTATATAGTGATTTATGATAAGCTTTTTGAAATGTATTTGATTTAAAATTGATTTATGAGACGGGTCTTGAAATTATTTGAGAATGTTTTAAAGTATTTCCGGCGGCACCACCGCCTTGGTGGCCGTGATAGTTtggactctctctctctctctctctctctctctctctctctctctctctcatgaaGGGGAGGAGTTTGAATACCTCACGGTCGCTTGGGATCTTAAGTGGGACATTGGGGGTAGTGAGTCCTCCTGCTTACGTGTCCCCCCAGATTTACTTGTCGGCCGCCGGCTATACGGGGTTCTTGGGtcaccaaaatatatatatatatatatatatatatatatatttctggttGGATAAGTTGAGTTGCGAAATCTTTTCGTGATATAtgaaatgtttttatggatttggtTTAAGAATTATGGATAGTATTGTTCTGGATTGATGTCGATGCTCAATATTGCTGTGAATCCAGTGATAGGTTTGTGGGTATGTGCATACTATTTTAGGATATCCTTGTGGGCCGAGCCACCGGTTAATAATAGGTGTAAGACTTTGCCAATGGGGAAATCTTGGTCACCTCGTCACCGGGCGTTATACTGTGACCATGGTTTGATATTAAGCAATGGATTAGTCAATGGAGTGGACCATTGACATGTGATATGAGTTGGGTTGTTGGAATGAACCATCGACGTGTAATTTGAGATTAGTCGATGGAATGGACCATCGACGTGTAATTTGAGATTAGTCGTTGGAATGGATCATCGACGTGTAATTTTATTAGATTATCGATGTGCAGTTTGATAAGATTAATCAATTGAATAGACCATTAATACATGTTTTATGAGATTGACCAATGGGTTAGACTATTGGCATTTGCCTATTATTATCTTGAATATTTTTGCTTTAAACATATTGTGTTACAATAAGAAATGTAATATTTTGGCCTTGAAGGTTTGTTAAATTTTTGGATTTGGTGTAGTATGAGATTAACTAATGGAATGGACCATTGGTGTGTGAATTAATGAGATTGGTCAGTAGATTAGACCACTGATATTTATTTCGATgttattatgaaatgattatttttccTATAAATATAGCCATGTTGAAGCATATGTAACTTATTCTTTTTACTGTATGTTTGTTATATTCTAGATTTGAGTCAAAAGAGTTGTAATTTGATTTTGTAAATATGCATAGTGGATGCTCGATCCGCGTAGAAGAGATGCACTACTCACTGAGCCGTGGTTGCTCACTCCTCTATTTTCCAATCTTTTTTAGGTTCCTCGACTAACGATGAATAAATATGAAAGCGATATGGATGTGGGGACTTTTAAGAGTTGGGTTTTTTGGAGCTTTGAGGCTGCATCCTTTGAGTAGAAGGACGGCCGTGTCATCCCCATTCTTGATAGTTTTGGGGTGTGACACTCACAAAGCAAGTGACTTAGCTACGAGGATTCAAGTACTTGTACCTTGACTTCTACACTTCAGCCAGGATAGAATCCGAAACCCATCGAAATATTATCGGTAATACAAGTCTTTTAAACCTTAATTTTGCCTACGTCTTATATAGACAATGAACCATGTGAACATTTTTTGTTCTAAAATTAATTTCCAGCTTAAACAAGGTGAAAATGCCACGTTGTGATTCAGGTCCATATAGCATGAGTCCGAGTTGCGAAGGCAAGAGAGTAGTGAAAGAATACATATTGTGTTGTTGtcccaatttttatttttattttttgacaacCATTCGACTGAAAAGGCCTATCAATAGTTTGCCCTTTCTAATGTGGAATGGAAGTTTACGCATCGCGGGCCCTTGTAATGCAGAAGAGTAGTTCAAACTTGAGCAAACTTGAACTTTTTCTTGGACCCTTGGGGAAATAAAGGTACATCATTTGATTCTATGCCTTTAGTTCCATTTTGTGGCGACAAAACATAGGAATAATTTAAAATGAAATGTCAATAATCTTATCTTAGGGCGATGAACAtttcaaaaaagaaaaaagaaaaagaaaaagatcaAGGATGTTAGGGTATTGTAATACTAATTGATTTCATTATGCAGCCCATTAAATTCTATACGGGCTTGATCACTCTGTTTATCCGGTGAGATGCCTGAAGCTTAGATCCACCTTGGCACTTAGAAAATGATATTTGATGAGTTCAAACTATAGACATGATGTAACGAGCTAACATGAATTCAAAATGCCGAATCATTAGGAATTTAGACGTTTATGCATGCCGAGAGCGCTGGGGAACTGATGATTTTTGATAGATTGCGATAGACCTATATGCATACTTGGTTAAGAATGTCGTTGGCATGTGGTGCAGTTATTGGACTTGCTAGATTCCACAGAACAACCCATCGCATAGCCCGGCCACGGACCATAGACAGCGAGGAGCCCATCTTTTCTTCCCACTGGTCCGTTTAATCTCGAAAGATCCGAAGACCATACTTCTTTCTGTACTTAGAAATTAGAGGGGGGGAAAAAACAAGGTCTCTGCTTGATTGTTTTCTTATTATCATTGCGATGGGTGTCAGATAAGTTTTTATCCCATGTTGCTGATTTATGAGCTATTCAATTGATTGAACAAATTTCACGCAACGTCTAATAAAATGAAGTATTGTAAGCCGTTATGCTTCGCATTAGCCGGGATCAGAAGCACCCCATGTGGCGCTTGGGACGGTATCGATTCGGGTTTGCCTTCAGCAGTACTAGAACTAGAGTGAGGGTGCTCATTGGTCTTACATTCCCAGGACGCCGTCGTCTAGATAGAGGCTGTCGTGCTAGCGAATGACTCCCCTGCGACCTTAAACTAATGATGGATGCCTCCACATTGAGTTGACCAATGGTGTGGTCACATGAAACACGTTTCGAATCATCTAAGCCTATGATTTGTCAAAGTGGGCTTCTGGATGAGTACAGGAAAACGACTATAAATTTGTTAAGACTTTTCTCCCAGACGAGTAGCCTTCTTGCGCGTACGTGTCGAGCTAGTCGGCCTACGTGGGAATAAAAGTAAAAACCCATTGTCGTACTCCCACTTATCCAGACGGACCTCCAACGTTTATCCAATGTATCTGCCAAGTCCGTAAGTCCTGTTCAATGCACGGACAGGAGACTTTGTAACCGCTACTTTCATCACCGTATTTTCCTATATATGTAGCCACCTAAAAGAGGACTAACATCACCCAACACAGATCATCATGTCGACTCCGACTCTCCACATCATTCTCTTCATTGTTCTCGCAAGCCTCTTCATCTCAACTCGTGGCGATGATCAGTCTCGGACAGATGTTGCTTTGTTCATCTTCGGCGACTCCGTTAACGACGTGGGGACCAACAACTACATAAACACCACTGCTGATTTCAGAGCAAATTTTCCTCCTTATTGCGAGACGTTCTTCCGCCATCCCACTGGAAGATTCTCCAACGGTCGTCTCATTGTCGATTTTATTGGTAACTTCTTTTTCGCCGGGTAACTTGTACGCAAATTCTATTTATTTCCTCATAAATAACTGCTTAATATGTTTGTTGTtctattttgtttttgtttttctttGGTTATGCAGCTGAATATGCAAATCTGCCGCTGATTCCACCATATCTCCAAATGAAAGATGATGAATTCATGGGAGGGGCGAACTTCGCATCCGCCGGTGCTGGTGCTTTGGGCGACACTTATGAAGGATTTGTATGTTATTTATTTATGTCTTTTGGCTCGAAGCTTTATTTAACATGAAAATTTCCAACTGCGAGAAAGATGGGAATTAACAAGTTCGTGTTTTTAATTTATCAGGTGGTGGATTTGAAGATGCAGCTGAAGCAGCTCGAACAACTAGAGAAGAAGCTGGAGAAGGAGATGGGCAGCGAGAGGGCCAAGAAAATAATTAAAGAGGGTGTTTACTTAATTAGCATTGGAAGCAGTGAATACGCCCTGCCTTTCTTCTCTAATCCTACTCTGTTTCAGTCCATTTCCATGGAAGATTACGTGGGGATGGTGATTGGAAACATCACC belongs to Rutidosis leptorrhynchoides isolate AG116_Rl617_1_P2 unplaced genomic scaffold, CSIRO_AGI_Rlap_v1 contig47, whole genome shotgun sequence and includes:
- the LOC139883896 gene encoding GDSL esterase/lipase 1-like — encoded protein: MSIPTLHIILLASLASLLVSTGRADQSREEVALFIFGDSINDAGTNNYINTTADFRANFPPYGKTFHNPTGRFSDGRLIADFIAEFAKLPLIPPYLQMKDGEFMAGTNFASGGAGALVDTYKGFVVNFKMQLKQLKQLRKEGKDQANRIIKEGVYLISIGSNDYLMPLVYNPALFQSISTEDYVGMVIGNITTVLKGMYKVGGRKFAMMGIGPLGCVPGMRLLTRNGSCSGAANKLAMLHNTALTSILAKLETRLHGFKYSYFDFYASGSEKIRHPSKYGFKEAENACCGSGPYKASPTCGGKRGVKEYSLCRHPEKFLFFDTYHPSERANKQSAQLMWNGSLSHIADELAKLHNIALISILTLWDFMNHDLSSRFAQNKILKFIARDEQCATRTLGLYLVAFWLDFG